The following are from one region of the Siniperca chuatsi isolate FFG_IHB_CAS linkage group LG13, ASM2008510v1, whole genome shotgun sequence genome:
- the LOC122886846 gene encoding oocyte zinc finger protein XlCOF6-like isoform X1, which yields MSAARSELRHAEDAVCLSDPPQDAAEDVRIKVEPDSDVEIQSYPVLKKLSVKLTDCRVWLEGRDFLSLADDHPQLCNRRPRQCHPTNTGRKMVYCSECKKGFYKKSHLEAHRRTHRGQKPNQCWQCGKTYPTLMSLVVHQQIHDRKEPYQCSYCDKTFALKRDWKTHHRTHSGTKPFKCWFCGDGFGEQDELTEHLEVHKGEKCYRCKVCDKMFVSYQGFNFHRKSHKNQKLLPCLKCKKTFSNPQSLKLHQVTHSNRKPHKCPTCGKGFKLLSGLRCHQRTHEDLKDYHCTECGKCFSSLQGLKLHNRTHTGLKPYKCTECGKRFTQSPHLKSHMVTHTGERPFLCTTCGKRFTQSSHLRSHITLFHVGEKPFTCDDCGKSFTIAHYLKMHRLSHTKEKLYQCSYCEKSFSYHNSWRAHERIHTGERPFSCQDCGQSFITSGSLLSHQRSKHTGEKSHYCITCGEFFFTSSLLRVHQLDHTGERPHACSCGKTFKTKGVLRYHLKRFTDHQPAK from the exons ATGTCAGCAGCGAGGTCAGAGCTCCGACATG cGGAGGACGCCGTCTGCCTCTCGGACCCTCCTCAG GACGCAGCCGAAGACGTTCGGATCAAAGTGGAGCCGGACAGCGACGTGGAGATCCAGTCGTATCCCGTCCTCAAGAAGCTGTCCGTCAAACTGACCGACTGCAGGGTGTGGCTGGAGGGGCGGGACTTCCTGTCTCTCG CAGACGATCACCCTCAGCTCTGCAACCGGAGACCGAGGCAGTGCCACCCGACGAACACTGGCAGGAAGATGGTCTACTGCTCCGAGTGTAAGAAAGGCTTCTACAAGAAGTCTCACCTGGAGGCTCACCGGAGAACCCACCGAGGACAGAAACCCAACCAGTGCTGGCAGTGCGGGAAGACCTACCCGACCCTGATGAGCCTCGTCGTCCACCAGCAGATCCACGACCGCAAGGAGCCCTACCAGTGCTCGTACTGCGACAAGACCTTCGCCCTGAAGAGGGACTGGAAGACCCACCACCGGACGCACTCGGGGACCAAACCCTTCAAGTGCTGGTTCTGCGGGGACGGCTTCGGCGAGCAGGACGAGCTCACCGAGCATCTGGAGGTGCACAAGGGGGAGAAGTGCTACCGCTGCAAAGTCTGCGACAAGATGTTCGTCTCCTACCAGGGCTTCAACTTCCACCGCAAGTCGCACAAGAACCAGAAGCTGCTGCCCTGCCTGAAGTGCAAGAAGACCTTCAGCAACCCTCAGAGTCTGAAGCTCCACCAGGTAACTCACTCCAACAGGAAGCCACACAAATGCCCCACCTGCGGCAAAGGCTTCAAGCTGCTGAGCGGCCTGCGGTGCCACCAGAGGACCCACGAGGACCTGAAGGACTACCACTGCACCGAGTGCGGCAAGTGTTTTTCCAGCCTGCAGGGTCTGAAGCTGCACAACCGCACGCACACCGGACTGAAGCCCTACAAATGTACCGAGTGCGGGAAGAGGTTCACCCAGTCGCCCCACCTCAAGTCTCACATGGTGACCCACACCGGGGAGCGACCGTTCCTGTGCACCACCTGCGGGAAGAGATTCACCCAGTCGTCCCACCTGAGATCCCACATCACGCTGTTCCACGTGGGCGAGAAGCCGTTCACCTGCGACGACTGCGGGAAGAGCTTCACCATCGCTCACTACCTGAAGATGCACCGGCTGAGCCACACCAAGGAGAAGCTGTACCAGTGTTCGTACTGCGAGAAGTCCTTCTCCTACCACAACTCCTGGAGGGCCCACGAGAGGATCCACACCGGCGAGCGGCCGTTCAGCTGCCAGGACTGCGGCCAGAGCTTCATCACGTCGGGCTCGCTGCTGAGCCACCAGAGATCCAAACACACCGGGGAGAAGAGCCACTACTGCATCACCTGCGGAGAGTTCTTCTTCACCAGCTCGCTGCTGCGGGTCCACCAGCTCGACCACACCGGCGAGCGGCCGCATGCCTGCAGCTGCGGCAAGACGTTTAAAACCAAAGGAGTGCTGCGCTACCACCTGAAGAGGTTCACCGACCACCAGCCGGCCAAGTGA
- the LOC122886846 gene encoding oocyte zinc finger protein XlCOF6-like isoform X2 — MSAARSELRHAEDAVCLSDPPQDAAEDVRIKVEPDSDVEIQSYPVLKKLSVKLTDCRVWLEGRDFLSLDDHPQLCNRRPRQCHPTNTGRKMVYCSECKKGFYKKSHLEAHRRTHRGQKPNQCWQCGKTYPTLMSLVVHQQIHDRKEPYQCSYCDKTFALKRDWKTHHRTHSGTKPFKCWFCGDGFGEQDELTEHLEVHKGEKCYRCKVCDKMFVSYQGFNFHRKSHKNQKLLPCLKCKKTFSNPQSLKLHQVTHSNRKPHKCPTCGKGFKLLSGLRCHQRTHEDLKDYHCTECGKCFSSLQGLKLHNRTHTGLKPYKCTECGKRFTQSPHLKSHMVTHTGERPFLCTTCGKRFTQSSHLRSHITLFHVGEKPFTCDDCGKSFTIAHYLKMHRLSHTKEKLYQCSYCEKSFSYHNSWRAHERIHTGERPFSCQDCGQSFITSGSLLSHQRSKHTGEKSHYCITCGEFFFTSSLLRVHQLDHTGERPHACSCGKTFKTKGVLRYHLKRFTDHQPAK, encoded by the exons ATGTCAGCAGCGAGGTCAGAGCTCCGACATG cGGAGGACGCCGTCTGCCTCTCGGACCCTCCTCAG GACGCAGCCGAAGACGTTCGGATCAAAGTGGAGCCGGACAGCGACGTGGAGATCCAGTCGTATCCCGTCCTCAAGAAGCTGTCCGTCAAACTGACCGACTGCAGGGTGTGGCTGGAGGGGCGGGACTTCCTGTCTCTCG ACGATCACCCTCAGCTCTGCAACCGGAGACCGAGGCAGTGCCACCCGACGAACACTGGCAGGAAGATGGTCTACTGCTCCGAGTGTAAGAAAGGCTTCTACAAGAAGTCTCACCTGGAGGCTCACCGGAGAACCCACCGAGGACAGAAACCCAACCAGTGCTGGCAGTGCGGGAAGACCTACCCGACCCTGATGAGCCTCGTCGTCCACCAGCAGATCCACGACCGCAAGGAGCCCTACCAGTGCTCGTACTGCGACAAGACCTTCGCCCTGAAGAGGGACTGGAAGACCCACCACCGGACGCACTCGGGGACCAAACCCTTCAAGTGCTGGTTCTGCGGGGACGGCTTCGGCGAGCAGGACGAGCTCACCGAGCATCTGGAGGTGCACAAGGGGGAGAAGTGCTACCGCTGCAAAGTCTGCGACAAGATGTTCGTCTCCTACCAGGGCTTCAACTTCCACCGCAAGTCGCACAAGAACCAGAAGCTGCTGCCCTGCCTGAAGTGCAAGAAGACCTTCAGCAACCCTCAGAGTCTGAAGCTCCACCAGGTAACTCACTCCAACAGGAAGCCACACAAATGCCCCACCTGCGGCAAAGGCTTCAAGCTGCTGAGCGGCCTGCGGTGCCACCAGAGGACCCACGAGGACCTGAAGGACTACCACTGCACCGAGTGCGGCAAGTGTTTTTCCAGCCTGCAGGGTCTGAAGCTGCACAACCGCACGCACACCGGACTGAAGCCCTACAAATGTACCGAGTGCGGGAAGAGGTTCACCCAGTCGCCCCACCTCAAGTCTCACATGGTGACCCACACCGGGGAGCGACCGTTCCTGTGCACCACCTGCGGGAAGAGATTCACCCAGTCGTCCCACCTGAGATCCCACATCACGCTGTTCCACGTGGGCGAGAAGCCGTTCACCTGCGACGACTGCGGGAAGAGCTTCACCATCGCTCACTACCTGAAGATGCACCGGCTGAGCCACACCAAGGAGAAGCTGTACCAGTGTTCGTACTGCGAGAAGTCCTTCTCCTACCACAACTCCTGGAGGGCCCACGAGAGGATCCACACCGGCGAGCGGCCGTTCAGCTGCCAGGACTGCGGCCAGAGCTTCATCACGTCGGGCTCGCTGCTGAGCCACCAGAGATCCAAACACACCGGGGAGAAGAGCCACTACTGCATCACCTGCGGAGAGTTCTTCTTCACCAGCTCGCTGCTGCGGGTCCACCAGCTCGACCACACCGGCGAGCGGCCGCATGCCTGCAGCTGCGGCAAGACGTTTAAAACCAAAGGAGTGCTGCGCTACCACCTGAAGAGGTTCACCGACCACCAGCCGGCCAAGTGA
- the LOC122886846 gene encoding zinc finger protein 664-like isoform X3 produces the protein MDAAEDVRIKVEPDSDVEIQSYPVLKKLSVKLTDCRVWLEGRDFLSLADDHPQLCNRRPRQCHPTNTGRKMVYCSECKKGFYKKSHLEAHRRTHRGQKPNQCWQCGKTYPTLMSLVVHQQIHDRKEPYQCSYCDKTFALKRDWKTHHRTHSGTKPFKCWFCGDGFGEQDELTEHLEVHKGEKCYRCKVCDKMFVSYQGFNFHRKSHKNQKLLPCLKCKKTFSNPQSLKLHQVTHSNRKPHKCPTCGKGFKLLSGLRCHQRTHEDLKDYHCTECGKCFSSLQGLKLHNRTHTGLKPYKCTECGKRFTQSPHLKSHMVTHTGERPFLCTTCGKRFTQSSHLRSHITLFHVGEKPFTCDDCGKSFTIAHYLKMHRLSHTKEKLYQCSYCEKSFSYHNSWRAHERIHTGERPFSCQDCGQSFITSGSLLSHQRSKHTGEKSHYCITCGEFFFTSSLLRVHQLDHTGERPHACSCGKTFKTKGVLRYHLKRFTDHQPAK, from the exons ATG GACGCAGCCGAAGACGTTCGGATCAAAGTGGAGCCGGACAGCGACGTGGAGATCCAGTCGTATCCCGTCCTCAAGAAGCTGTCCGTCAAACTGACCGACTGCAGGGTGTGGCTGGAGGGGCGGGACTTCCTGTCTCTCG CAGACGATCACCCTCAGCTCTGCAACCGGAGACCGAGGCAGTGCCACCCGACGAACACTGGCAGGAAGATGGTCTACTGCTCCGAGTGTAAGAAAGGCTTCTACAAGAAGTCTCACCTGGAGGCTCACCGGAGAACCCACCGAGGACAGAAACCCAACCAGTGCTGGCAGTGCGGGAAGACCTACCCGACCCTGATGAGCCTCGTCGTCCACCAGCAGATCCACGACCGCAAGGAGCCCTACCAGTGCTCGTACTGCGACAAGACCTTCGCCCTGAAGAGGGACTGGAAGACCCACCACCGGACGCACTCGGGGACCAAACCCTTCAAGTGCTGGTTCTGCGGGGACGGCTTCGGCGAGCAGGACGAGCTCACCGAGCATCTGGAGGTGCACAAGGGGGAGAAGTGCTACCGCTGCAAAGTCTGCGACAAGATGTTCGTCTCCTACCAGGGCTTCAACTTCCACCGCAAGTCGCACAAGAACCAGAAGCTGCTGCCCTGCCTGAAGTGCAAGAAGACCTTCAGCAACCCTCAGAGTCTGAAGCTCCACCAGGTAACTCACTCCAACAGGAAGCCACACAAATGCCCCACCTGCGGCAAAGGCTTCAAGCTGCTGAGCGGCCTGCGGTGCCACCAGAGGACCCACGAGGACCTGAAGGACTACCACTGCACCGAGTGCGGCAAGTGTTTTTCCAGCCTGCAGGGTCTGAAGCTGCACAACCGCACGCACACCGGACTGAAGCCCTACAAATGTACCGAGTGCGGGAAGAGGTTCACCCAGTCGCCCCACCTCAAGTCTCACATGGTGACCCACACCGGGGAGCGACCGTTCCTGTGCACCACCTGCGGGAAGAGATTCACCCAGTCGTCCCACCTGAGATCCCACATCACGCTGTTCCACGTGGGCGAGAAGCCGTTCACCTGCGACGACTGCGGGAAGAGCTTCACCATCGCTCACTACCTGAAGATGCACCGGCTGAGCCACACCAAGGAGAAGCTGTACCAGTGTTCGTACTGCGAGAAGTCCTTCTCCTACCACAACTCCTGGAGGGCCCACGAGAGGATCCACACCGGCGAGCGGCCGTTCAGCTGCCAGGACTGCGGCCAGAGCTTCATCACGTCGGGCTCGCTGCTGAGCCACCAGAGATCCAAACACACCGGGGAGAAGAGCCACTACTGCATCACCTGCGGAGAGTTCTTCTTCACCAGCTCGCTGCTGCGGGTCCACCAGCTCGACCACACCGGCGAGCGGCCGCATGCCTGCAGCTGCGGCAAGACGTTTAAAACCAAAGGAGTGCTGCGCTACCACCTGAAGAGGTTCACCGACCACCAGCCGGCCAAGTGA
- the LOC122886846 gene encoding zinc finger protein 664-like isoform X4 has translation MDAAEDVRIKVEPDSDVEIQSYPVLKKLSVKLTDCRVWLEGRDFLSLDDHPQLCNRRPRQCHPTNTGRKMVYCSECKKGFYKKSHLEAHRRTHRGQKPNQCWQCGKTYPTLMSLVVHQQIHDRKEPYQCSYCDKTFALKRDWKTHHRTHSGTKPFKCWFCGDGFGEQDELTEHLEVHKGEKCYRCKVCDKMFVSYQGFNFHRKSHKNQKLLPCLKCKKTFSNPQSLKLHQVTHSNRKPHKCPTCGKGFKLLSGLRCHQRTHEDLKDYHCTECGKCFSSLQGLKLHNRTHTGLKPYKCTECGKRFTQSPHLKSHMVTHTGERPFLCTTCGKRFTQSSHLRSHITLFHVGEKPFTCDDCGKSFTIAHYLKMHRLSHTKEKLYQCSYCEKSFSYHNSWRAHERIHTGERPFSCQDCGQSFITSGSLLSHQRSKHTGEKSHYCITCGEFFFTSSLLRVHQLDHTGERPHACSCGKTFKTKGVLRYHLKRFTDHQPAK, from the exons ATG GACGCAGCCGAAGACGTTCGGATCAAAGTGGAGCCGGACAGCGACGTGGAGATCCAGTCGTATCCCGTCCTCAAGAAGCTGTCCGTCAAACTGACCGACTGCAGGGTGTGGCTGGAGGGGCGGGACTTCCTGTCTCTCG ACGATCACCCTCAGCTCTGCAACCGGAGACCGAGGCAGTGCCACCCGACGAACACTGGCAGGAAGATGGTCTACTGCTCCGAGTGTAAGAAAGGCTTCTACAAGAAGTCTCACCTGGAGGCTCACCGGAGAACCCACCGAGGACAGAAACCCAACCAGTGCTGGCAGTGCGGGAAGACCTACCCGACCCTGATGAGCCTCGTCGTCCACCAGCAGATCCACGACCGCAAGGAGCCCTACCAGTGCTCGTACTGCGACAAGACCTTCGCCCTGAAGAGGGACTGGAAGACCCACCACCGGACGCACTCGGGGACCAAACCCTTCAAGTGCTGGTTCTGCGGGGACGGCTTCGGCGAGCAGGACGAGCTCACCGAGCATCTGGAGGTGCACAAGGGGGAGAAGTGCTACCGCTGCAAAGTCTGCGACAAGATGTTCGTCTCCTACCAGGGCTTCAACTTCCACCGCAAGTCGCACAAGAACCAGAAGCTGCTGCCCTGCCTGAAGTGCAAGAAGACCTTCAGCAACCCTCAGAGTCTGAAGCTCCACCAGGTAACTCACTCCAACAGGAAGCCACACAAATGCCCCACCTGCGGCAAAGGCTTCAAGCTGCTGAGCGGCCTGCGGTGCCACCAGAGGACCCACGAGGACCTGAAGGACTACCACTGCACCGAGTGCGGCAAGTGTTTTTCCAGCCTGCAGGGTCTGAAGCTGCACAACCGCACGCACACCGGACTGAAGCCCTACAAATGTACCGAGTGCGGGAAGAGGTTCACCCAGTCGCCCCACCTCAAGTCTCACATGGTGACCCACACCGGGGAGCGACCGTTCCTGTGCACCACCTGCGGGAAGAGATTCACCCAGTCGTCCCACCTGAGATCCCACATCACGCTGTTCCACGTGGGCGAGAAGCCGTTCACCTGCGACGACTGCGGGAAGAGCTTCACCATCGCTCACTACCTGAAGATGCACCGGCTGAGCCACACCAAGGAGAAGCTGTACCAGTGTTCGTACTGCGAGAAGTCCTTCTCCTACCACAACTCCTGGAGGGCCCACGAGAGGATCCACACCGGCGAGCGGCCGTTCAGCTGCCAGGACTGCGGCCAGAGCTTCATCACGTCGGGCTCGCTGCTGAGCCACCAGAGATCCAAACACACCGGGGAGAAGAGCCACTACTGCATCACCTGCGGAGAGTTCTTCTTCACCAGCTCGCTGCTGCGGGTCCACCAGCTCGACCACACCGGCGAGCGGCCGCATGCCTGCAGCTGCGGCAAGACGTTTAAAACCAAAGGAGTGCTGCGCTACCACCTGAAGAGGTTCACCGACCACCAGCCGGCCAAGTGA